The nucleotide sequence AGCTGACGCTGGCGGGATCGTCACCCAGCCGCACCATCACCAGATGCGGGGGCGCGGGGAGGCGGGCTGCACGAGCGGCCGCACTCGCCAGCAGCGCCTCAGCGGCAGGAGCACCGGAAAGGCGGCGAGCCGTCATGCCCCCTCATCCCCAGGAGCGCGGGAAGCCGCCCGCAGACTCCGGCTGAGGCCGCCCAGCACACCATTCACGAAGCGGCCGGAGTCCTCACCGCCGAACTTGCGGGCGATGCGCACGGCGCTTTCGATCACGGGGGGATGCGGCTCAGCGGTGTAGAGCAGTTCAAAGGTCGCCAGGCGCAACACGTTCAGGTCCGTCTGGGCCATCTGCTCGAAGTCCCAGCCGCGAATGGTGCGGCGCAGGGCCGCGTCCACGTCCGTGCGGCGCGCTCCTAGGCCGTCCACCAGCTGCCGGGCAAAGGCCAGGGCCTCCGCATTCAACTGCGGAAAGGTGTCGTCCCCCTCGCGCAGGGCGCCCTCCGCGCGGGTGAACACGGCCTCCAGGGGCAGGTTGCCCTGCTCGGCCTCGAACAGCACCCGAAAAGCGAACTCACGGGCA is from Deinococcus sp. YIM 77859 and encodes:
- the nusB gene encoding transcription antitermination factor NusB, translating into MTRRRERGQQPVGTRRAAREFAFRVLFEAEQGNLPLEAVFTRAEGALREGDDTFPQLNAEALAFARQLVDGLGARRTDVDAALRRTIRGWDFEQMAQTDLNVLRLATFELLYTAEPHPPVIESAVRIARKFGGEDSGRFVNGVLGGLSRSLRAASRAPGDEGA